Proteins encoded by one window of Juglans regia cultivar Chandler chromosome 15, Walnut 2.0, whole genome shotgun sequence:
- the LOC118344705 gene encoding signal recognition particle receptor subunit alpha-like, with the protein MHALKGSPIDTLIWSCLLEERSGATSYNYDAAGAAYTLKWTFHNELGLVFVAVYQRILHLLYVDDLLAMVKRELLEMHDPKWTTYTDFDETFRPLKKEVEARAEDLKRLKKWELRCSGAFDVNKLQKLRAKGGKKAETLVSKGSKAEPKKKITKKNRVWDDSPPQEKLDFTDDVGENGDNIEVVAADHGESMMDKEEIFSIESKAEEEEGVVFNNVPEKEINTLQVASWNPCLNVRHSMRPRDNDDDDLENDNLDENPNDEDLELGGPFS; encoded by the exons ATGCATGCGCTCAAGGGATCACCAATTGACACCTTGATCTGGTCCTGTCTTTTGGAAGAGCGGTCGGGTGCAACATCATACAACTATGATGCCGCTGGTGCTGCTTACACACTCAAATGGACCTTCCATAATGAGCTTGGCCTTGTATTTGTTGCTGTATATCAGCGGATCCTCCATCTGTTGTATGTGGACGATCTGCTTGCAATGGTGAAGCGTGAGCTTTTGGAGATGCATGATCCGAAATGGACAACCTATACTGATTTCGATGAAACTTTTAGGCCACTGAAAAAGGAAGTTGAAGCTCGTGCAGAAGATTTGAAGAGATTAAA AAAATGGGAGCTCCGATGCTCTGGGGCTTTTGATGTAAATAAGCTTCAAAAGCTTAGAGCTAAAGGTGGGAAGAAAGCCGAAACCCTTGTTAGCAAGGGCTCTAAGGCAGagccaaagaaaaagataacaaaGAAGAATAGAGTTTGGGACGATTCACCTCCTCAGGAAAAATTGGATTTCACAGATGATGTGGGTGAGAATGGGGACAATATAGAGGTTGTTGCAGCAGATCATGGTGAAAGTATGATGGACAAGGAAGAGATTTTTAGCATTGAAAGCAaggctgaagaagaagaaggggtgGTTTTCAACAATGTTCCAGAG AAGGAGATCAATACATTGCAAGTTGCAAGTTGGAATCCCTGTCTGAATGTCCGGCATTCTATGAGACCGCGCGATAATGATGACGATGATTTAGAGAATGATAACCTCGATGAGAATCCAAATGATGAAGATTTGGAACTTGGGGGTCCATTTAGTTAA
- the LOC118344706 gene encoding disease resistance protein RUN1-like, giving the protein MAIQGASSSSFSPIFHWWTNDVFLSFRGEDTRQNFTAHLYDALLRKNINTYIDDKLPRGEKISPALLKAIESSKISIVILSKNYASSAWCLDELTKILECKKRKQQKVLPVFYNVNPTEVRHQRENFGKALTKLKDRFKHEMKVQRWKVALTEVANLSGFTLGDKYFTSTHSYAFIYKTRFDHNTSL; this is encoded by the coding sequence ATGGCAATTCAAGGtgcctcctcctcttccttttctcctaTTTTTCATTGGTGGACAAATGATGTATTCTTAAGTTTTAGAGGTGAAGATACTCGTCAAAACTTCACTGCTCATCTATATGATGCTTTGCTTcgaaaaaatataaacacataCATAGATGACAAGCTTCCAAGAGGAGAGAAAATTTCACCTGCACTTCTCAAGGCTATTGAAAGTTCAAAGATTTCAATTGTTATACTCTCAAAAAATTATGCATCATCCGCATGGTGCTTGGATGAGCTAACGAAGATCCTTGAGtgcaaaaaaagaaagcaacaaAAGGTTCTACCAGTGTTTTACAATGTAAATCCGACAGAGGTACGACATCAAAGAGAGAATTTTGGAAAAGCATTGACTAAACTTAAAGATAGATTCAAGCATGAGATGAAGGTGCAGAGGTGGAAAGTAGCCCTTACAGAGGTGGCCAATTTGTCTGGGTTCACTTTAGGAGACAAGTATTTTACTTCTACCCACTCTTATGCCTTCATTTATAAAACACGATTTGATCATAACACATCTTTATAA